In Schizosaccharomyces osmophilus chromosome 2, complete sequence, the following proteins share a genomic window:
- the naa40 gene encoding histone N-acetyltransferase Naa40, with protein sequence MTDKTKQKWNISDEAYLEKNGLTMEFFSLMENNALKECFALVKENMQCLYENSVLRWDEGEKWREMSMDTLRYVCLYSTERHELVGFMSFEETVEADLPCLYLYELQITMKMRRKGCGSWLMKQLLRIAERRQIPYVFLTVFGKNEQALKFYRQFHFSPHATSPQSKMFRSGKVVHPDYYILYTRV encoded by the coding sequence ATGACCgacaaaacaaagcaaaaatggAATATTAGTGATGAAGCgtatttagaaaaaaatggcTTGACTATGGagtttttttcattaatgGAAAACAATGCATTGAAAGAATGTTTTGCTTTAGTCAAGGAAAACATGCAATGCCTTTATGAAAACAGCGTTTTAAGATGGGATGAAGGAGAAAAATGGAGAGAGATGAGCATGGATACTCTTCGCTATGTCTGTTTATATAGTACCGAACGGCATGAGTTGGTTGGTTTTATGAGTTTTGAAGAGACAGTCGAAGCCGATCTTCCATGTCTTTACTTATATGAACTTCAGATTACAATGAAGatgagaagaaaaggatgtGGATCTTGGCTTATGAAACAGCTACTACGCATCGCTGAGCGAAGACAAATCCCGTATGTCTTTCTGACCGTCTTTGGTAAAAATGAGCAAGCTCTCAAATTCTATCgtcaatttcatttttcacCGCATGCAACATCTCCTCAGTCAAAAATGTTTCGATCTGGTAAAGTTGTTCATCCAGATTACTACATCTTATACACGCGTGTATAA